One stretch of Streptomyces sp. NBC_00443 DNA includes these proteins:
- a CDS encoding sensor histidine kinase gives MSGFIAGLCVAILPLLAAGFWLGRRTARPENSGGLGTPVEHATFETLHTASLAAPPLRAGLTEETARKSARRLRSLLGTDALCLTDQKDVLVWDGVGGHHRTEIMELLAGPLESGRGEAFPLTCDTPDCPVRWAVVAPLTVDDRVHGALVACAPRESAVLVRAAGEVARWVSVQLELADLDQSRTRLIEAEIKALRAQISPHFIFNSLAVIASFVRTDPERARELLLEFADFTRYSFRRHGDFTTLAEELHAIDHYLALVRARFGDRLSVTLQIAPEVLPVALPFLCLQPLVENAVKHGLEGKAASAGKSHISITAQDAGAEALVVIEDDGAGMDPVLLRRILAGEVSPSGGIGLSNVDDRLRQVYGDAYGLVIETAPGAGMKITARLPKYQPGVHSAGRLTRE, from the coding sequence ATGAGCGGGTTCATCGCGGGCCTGTGCGTGGCCATCCTCCCGCTGCTCGCCGCAGGCTTCTGGCTCGGACGGCGCACCGCCCGTCCCGAGAACTCCGGCGGCCTCGGCACCCCAGTCGAGCACGCCACCTTCGAGACACTGCACACCGCCTCCCTCGCCGCACCCCCGCTGCGCGCCGGACTCACCGAGGAGACCGCCCGCAAGTCGGCCCGCAGGCTCCGCTCACTGCTCGGCACGGACGCGCTGTGCCTGACGGACCAGAAGGACGTCCTGGTCTGGGACGGGGTCGGCGGCCATCACCGTACGGAGATCATGGAACTCCTCGCCGGTCCCCTGGAGTCGGGCCGCGGCGAGGCCTTCCCGCTCACCTGCGACACTCCCGACTGCCCGGTGCGCTGGGCGGTGGTCGCCCCGCTCACCGTCGACGACCGGGTCCACGGCGCCCTCGTCGCCTGCGCGCCCCGGGAGTCGGCCGTGCTGGTGCGCGCGGCGGGCGAGGTGGCCCGCTGGGTCTCGGTCCAGCTGGAGCTGGCCGACCTCGACCAGTCCCGCACCCGCCTGATCGAGGCCGAGATCAAGGCCCTGCGCGCGCAGATCTCCCCGCACTTCATCTTCAACTCGCTCGCGGTGATCGCCAGCTTCGTCCGCACCGACCCCGAACGCGCCCGCGAACTGCTCCTGGAATTCGCCGACTTCACCCGCTACTCCTTCCGCAGGCACGGCGACTTCACCACCCTCGCCGAGGAACTCCACGCCATCGACCACTACTTGGCGCTCGTGCGGGCACGCTTCGGCGACCGCCTGTCGGTCACCCTGCAGATTGCCCCCGAGGTGCTGCCGGTGGCCCTGCCCTTCCTCTGCCTCCAGCCGCTCGTCGAGAACGCCGTGAAGCACGGCCTGGAGGGCAAGGCGGCTTCCGCGGGCAAGAGCCACATCAGCATCACCGCACAGGACGCCGGCGCCGAAGCCCTCGTCGTCATCGAGGACGACGGCGCCGGAATGGACCCCGTCCTGCTGCGCCGCATCCTCGCCGGCGAGGTCAGCCCGTCGGGCGGTATCGGGCTGTCCAATGTCGACGACCGTCTACGGCAGGTGTACGGCGACGCCTACGGGCTCGTCATCGAGACCGCCCCGGGAGCGGGCATGAAGATCACCGCCCGGCTGCCGAAGTACCAGCCGGGCGTGCACTCCGCGGGGCGGCTCACCCGGGAGTGA
- a CDS encoding cytochrome c oxidase assembly protein — protein sequence MDHSGHGMMMDLPPFTLERGLAWSADPFFLVACLVGLALYAWGVVRLTRRGDKWPVGRTVSYVAGVLSVMLVMCTGLNDYGMVMFSVHMVQHMVISMLSPILLLLGAPMTLALRAMPPAGRGRKGPRELLLALLHSRYMRIITHPAFTIPLFIASLYALYFTPLFDFLMGSKPGHIAMMVHFLAVGVVFFWPIIGLDPGPHRPGYLMRMLELFAGMPFHAFFGIALMMASEPMVETFKNPPASLGIDALSDQNAAGGIAWAFSEIPSVLVLIALLFQWYGSEQRQAKRKDRAADRDGDKELEAYNAYLASLNARGN from the coding sequence ATGGATCACAGCGGGCACGGCATGATGATGGATCTGCCGCCGTTCACGCTGGAGCGGGGGCTCGCGTGGTCCGCGGACCCGTTCTTCCTCGTCGCCTGTCTGGTGGGGCTCGCGCTGTATGCGTGGGGTGTCGTGCGGCTCACGCGGCGTGGGGACAAGTGGCCCGTGGGACGGACCGTGTCGTACGTCGCCGGGGTGCTGTCCGTGATGCTCGTCATGTGCACCGGGCTGAATGACTACGGGATGGTCATGTTCAGCGTGCACATGGTGCAGCACATGGTGATCAGTATGTTGTCGCCGATTCTCCTCCTGCTCGGTGCGCCGATGACGTTGGCGTTGCGTGCGATGCCGCCGGCGGGGCGGGGGCGCAAGGGGCCGCGGGAGTTGCTGCTGGCCCTGCTGCACAGCCGGTACATGCGGATCATCACGCATCCGGCGTTCACCATTCCGCTGTTCATCGCCAGCCTCTACGCCCTGTACTTCACCCCGCTGTTCGACTTCCTGATGGGCTCCAAGCCGGGCCACATCGCGATGATGGTGCACTTCCTCGCCGTGGGTGTGGTGTTCTTCTGGCCGATCATCGGCCTGGATCCCGGTCCGCATCGGCCGGGGTATCTGATGCGGATGCTGGAGTTGTTCGCGGGAATGCCGTTCCACGCGTTCTTCGGCATCGCCTTGATGATGGCGTCGGAGCCGATGGTCGAGACGTTCAAGAACCCGCCCGCCTCACTCGGCATCGACGCGCTCTCCGACCAGAACGCGGCCGGCGGCATCGCCTGGGCGTTCAGTGAGATTCCGTCCGTACTCGTGCTGATCGCGCTGCTGTTCCAGTGGTACGGCTCCGAGCAGCGGCAGGCCAAGCGCAAGGACCGGGCCGCCGACCGCGACGGCGACAAGGAACTTGAGGCGTACAACGCCTATTTGGCCTCATTGAACGCACGCGGGAACTGA
- a CDS encoding sodium/solute symporter, with protein sequence MNSSYAVPAVALVVLATVLVGAFGLRISRTTSDFYVASRTVGPRLNAAAISGEYLSAASFLGIAGLVLVQGPDMLWYPVGYTAGYLVLLLFVAAPLRRSGAYTLPDFAEARLSSPAVRRLAGAFVVGTGWLYLLPQLQGAGLTLTVLTGAPDWLGGVIVAVVVVAIVAAGGMRSITFVQAFQYWLKLTALLVPALFLILAWQGDGAPRHAFDEPGTFREQSVVRVDDTVDLKLDSALTVTVNGTVDGRPHDNQEVRLPAGTHHIEAGTRLTFDKGAPVPDPDRGGSGSLSPSQAESRGERPLYATYGLILATFLGTMGLPHVVVRFYTSPHGVAARRTTVAVLGLIGAFYLLPPVYGALGRLYAPELALSGDADAAVLLLPERMIGGLGGDLLGALVAGGAFAAFLSTASGLTMAVAGVLTQDVLPSRGVRHFRLGTVLAMAVPLAASALVGGLPVADAVGLAFAVSASSFCPLLVLGIWWRRLTPPGAAAGMLVGGGSALVAVAATMAGFPGSGALHALLAWPALWSVPLGFLTMVLVSLATPSRVPAGTAAILARFHLPEELRAEVKA encoded by the coding sequence GTGAACTCCAGCTATGCCGTCCCCGCCGTCGCACTCGTCGTCCTCGCGACCGTCCTCGTCGGTGCCTTCGGCCTGCGCATCTCCCGCACCACCTCCGACTTCTACGTCGCCTCCCGCACCGTCGGCCCCCGCCTCAACGCCGCCGCGATCAGCGGCGAGTACCTCTCCGCCGCCTCCTTCCTCGGCATCGCCGGCCTGGTCCTCGTCCAGGGCCCCGACATGCTCTGGTACCCGGTCGGCTACACCGCCGGCTACCTGGTGCTGCTGCTCTTCGTCGCGGCCCCGCTGCGCCGCTCCGGCGCCTACACCCTCCCCGACTTCGCCGAGGCACGGCTCTCCTCGCCGGCCGTACGGCGGCTCGCGGGCGCCTTCGTCGTCGGCACCGGCTGGCTGTACCTGCTGCCCCAACTCCAGGGCGCCGGGCTGACGCTGACCGTGCTCACGGGTGCGCCCGACTGGCTCGGCGGAGTGATCGTCGCGGTCGTCGTGGTCGCCATCGTCGCCGCCGGCGGCATGCGCAGCATCACCTTCGTGCAGGCCTTCCAGTACTGGCTCAAACTCACCGCCCTGCTCGTCCCCGCCCTCTTCCTGATCCTCGCCTGGCAGGGCGACGGCGCCCCGCGCCACGCCTTCGACGAACCGGGGACCTTCCGCGAGCAGAGTGTCGTGCGCGTCGACGACACCGTCGACCTGAAGCTCGACAGCGCGTTGACGGTCACCGTGAACGGCACGGTCGACGGACGCCCGCACGACAACCAGGAGGTCCGACTCCCGGCCGGCACCCACCACATCGAGGCCGGCACCCGTCTGACCTTCGACAAGGGCGCCCCCGTCCCCGACCCCGACCGCGGCGGCAGCGGCAGCCTGTCGCCCTCGCAGGCCGAGAGCCGCGGCGAACGCCCCCTGTACGCCACGTACGGACTGATCCTCGCCACCTTCCTCGGCACCATGGGCCTGCCGCACGTCGTCGTCCGCTTCTACACCAGCCCGCACGGCGTCGCCGCCCGCCGCACCACCGTCGCCGTGCTCGGCCTCATCGGCGCCTTCTACCTCCTGCCCCCGGTCTACGGCGCCCTCGGCCGCCTCTACGCCCCCGAGCTCGCCCTCTCCGGCGACGCGGACGCCGCCGTCCTGCTGCTGCCCGAGCGGATGATCGGCGGCCTCGGCGGCGACCTGCTCGGCGCGCTGGTCGCGGGCGGCGCCTTCGCCGCGTTCCTGTCGACGGCGTCGGGCCTGACCATGGCCGTCGCGGGCGTGCTCACCCAGGACGTCCTCCCGTCCCGCGGCGTACGGCACTTCCGGCTGGGCACGGTCCTCGCGATGGCCGTACCGCTCGCCGCGAGCGCCCTGGTCGGCGGGCTCCCCGTCGCCGACGCGGTGGGCCTCGCCTTCGCCGTGTCGGCGTCCTCGTTCTGCCCGCTGCTCGTCCTCGGCATCTGGTGGCGCCGGCTGACCCCGCCCGGCGCGGCCGCCGGGATGCTGGTGGGCGGCGGCTCCGCACTGGTGGCCGTCGCGGCGACGATGGCGGGCTTCCCCGGCTCCGGAGCCCTGCACGCGCTGCTCGCCTGGCCCGCGCTCTGGTCGGTGCCGCTGGGCTTCCTCACCATGGTGCTGGTCTCCCTGGCCACGCCGAGCCGGGTGCCGGCCGGGACGGCGGCGATCCTGGCGCGGTTCCATCTGCCGGAGGAACTGCGGGCGGAGGTGAAGGCATGA
- a CDS encoding LytR/AlgR family response regulator transcription factor, translated as MLRALAVDDERPSLEELLYLLNADPRIGSAEGAGDATEALRRINRALESGPGGPEAIDVVFLDINMPGLDGLDLARLLTGFAKPPLVVFVTAHEDFAVQAFDLKAVDYVLKPVRKERLAEAVRRAVELRAAELRDAAPRIPVSEPDPDHIPVELGGVTRFVAVEDITHVEAQGDYARLHTDKGSHLVRIPLSTLEERWRFRGFVRIHRRHLVALRHIGELRLDAGTVSVMVGSEELQVSRRHTRELRDLLMRRP; from the coding sequence ATGCTGCGCGCCCTGGCTGTCGACGACGAACGCCCCTCGCTGGAGGAGCTGCTCTACCTCCTCAACGCCGACCCCCGCATCGGCAGCGCGGAGGGCGCCGGCGACGCGACCGAGGCGCTGCGCCGCATCAACCGCGCCCTGGAGTCGGGGCCCGGCGGGCCGGAGGCGATCGACGTCGTATTCCTCGACATCAACATGCCCGGCCTGGACGGTCTGGACCTGGCCCGGCTCCTCACTGGTTTCGCCAAGCCGCCGCTGGTCGTGTTCGTCACCGCCCACGAGGACTTCGCCGTCCAGGCCTTCGACCTCAAGGCCGTCGACTACGTCCTCAAACCCGTCCGCAAGGAGCGGCTCGCCGAGGCGGTCCGCCGGGCGGTCGAACTGCGCGCCGCCGAACTCCGCGACGCCGCGCCCCGCATACCGGTGAGCGAGCCCGACCCCGACCACATACCCGTGGAGCTCGGCGGCGTGACGCGGTTCGTCGCCGTCGAGGACATCACCCACGTCGAGGCCCAGGGCGACTACGCCCGGCTGCACACCGACAAGGGCAGCCACCTCGTCCGCATCCCGCTGTCCACCCTGGAGGAGCGCTGGCGCTTCCGCGGCTTCGTCCGCATCCACCGCCGCCATCTCGTCGCTCTGCGCCACATCGGCGAACTCCGCCTGGACGCGGGCACCGTCAGCGTCATGGTGGGCTCCGAGGAACTCCAGGTCAGCCGACGGCACACGCGCGAGCTGCGGGACCTGCTGATGAGGAGGCCGTGA
- a CDS encoding serine/threonine-protein kinase: MFSGSSTSGVGRVVAGRYLLLNRLGSGGMGHVWLAHDRRLACEVALKEIVFRDPVEAEEREARVARARTEARHAAGLRGHPHVVTVHDVLEHEGLPWIVMEYVTGAVDLRDLIDQRGPLAPAECARIGLAVLDALTAGHERGVMHRDVKPANILLAPDRTGAPYGRVLLTDYGISVQPDAGETRYTLASVLVGTAGYLAPERVTGGAPTPATDLFSLGCTLYHAVEGRGPFDRDSHLAQVTAVVMEEPPPATRAGALGPVLRALLEKDPALRLSAVEAEAALSRIVAPEVDAYARTRTDLGSQPHWGGAPPGHTPDAARFGSLPVSERPGGAPGFGPASGAHGGPQAIGPGPGAVGQRRTRPRILHAVLGGILGLVLAGAGVWYAMAQSPDTKRTARPYGDSVGLGSALKDGDCVLADWPGTAPFRGTPRLSLDPSCREKVPDGQVMAFVGAASAAEAREKGPEACEERTEVVRGSLADVRSFAVVPTEAGFEAAGRRTACLVLGAHGPVYGPLGGHRKPGSAFADTATMQRRDCLDVRSHRDARLVSCAVPHDEQVLGFTRLGADVTLTEARTESDAACARQVPPRDYGFDPSVYTAGSWTSEGAWKTGTHFVVCTVRKQNGGTMEGDEA; this comes from the coding sequence ATGTTTTCAGGATCATCGACGTCGGGAGTGGGCCGGGTCGTCGCCGGCCGCTATCTGCTGCTGAACCGCCTCGGCAGCGGCGGCATGGGCCATGTCTGGCTCGCCCACGACCGGAGACTCGCCTGCGAGGTCGCGCTGAAGGAGATCGTGTTCCGGGATCCGGTCGAGGCCGAAGAGCGCGAGGCCCGGGTGGCCCGTGCCCGTACGGAGGCCCGGCACGCGGCGGGGCTGCGTGGGCATCCGCATGTGGTGACCGTGCATGACGTGCTGGAGCACGAGGGGCTGCCGTGGATCGTCATGGAGTACGTGACGGGCGCCGTCGATCTGCGGGACCTCATCGATCAGCGCGGCCCGCTGGCGCCCGCGGAGTGCGCCCGCATCGGGCTCGCCGTGCTCGACGCGCTGACGGCCGGACACGAGCGGGGCGTCATGCACCGGGACGTGAAACCGGCGAACATCCTGCTGGCTCCGGACCGCACCGGGGCGCCGTACGGGCGGGTGCTGCTCACGGACTACGGCATCTCGGTGCAGCCGGACGCAGGTGAGACGCGGTACACGCTGGCGTCGGTGCTGGTGGGCACGGCGGGCTATCTGGCGCCGGAGCGGGTCACGGGCGGGGCGCCGACGCCGGCGACCGATCTGTTCTCGCTGGGCTGCACGCTGTACCACGCGGTCGAGGGCCGGGGGCCCTTCGATCGCGATTCGCATCTGGCCCAGGTCACCGCGGTGGTCATGGAGGAGCCCCCGCCGGCCACGCGGGCCGGGGCGCTGGGGCCCGTCCTGCGGGCGTTGCTGGAGAAGGACCCGGCACTGCGGCTGTCCGCAGTGGAGGCGGAGGCGGCGCTGTCGCGGATAGTCGCTCCGGAGGTGGACGCCTACGCGCGGACCCGGACCGACCTGGGTTCGCAGCCGCACTGGGGCGGCGCGCCGCCGGGGCACACGCCCGACGCGGCGCGCTTCGGCTCCCTGCCCGTGTCCGAGCGCCCCGGCGGTGCTCCGGGCTTCGGTCCCGCGTCCGGTGCGCACGGCGGTCCGCAGGCCATCGGTCCCGGTCCTGGTGCCGTAGGGCAGCGCCGAACCCGTCCCCGCATCCTCCACGCGGTCCTCGGCGGCATCCTCGGGCTGGTGCTCGCGGGGGCGGGCGTCTGGTACGCCATGGCGCAGTCGCCGGACACCAAGCGGACCGCGCGGCCGTACGGCGACAGCGTCGGACTCGGCAGTGCGCTGAAGGACGGTGACTGCGTGCTCGCCGACTGGCCCGGCACGGCCCCTTTCCGGGGCACGCCCCGGCTGAGTCTTGACCCCAGTTGCCGGGAGAAGGTGCCCGACGGGCAGGTGATGGCGTTCGTCGGTGCCGCGTCCGCCGCAGAGGCACGGGAGAAGGGGCCGGAGGCGTGCGAGGAGCGGACGGAGGTCGTCCGCGGGAGCCTTGCGGACGTCCGCAGCTTCGCCGTCGTACCGACCGAGGCGGGGTTCGAGGCGGCCGGGCGGCGCACCGCCTGTCTGGTGCTGGGCGCGCACGGGCCGGTGTACGGGCCGCTGGGCGGGCATCGGAAGCCGGGGTCGGCGTTCGCCGACACCGCGACCATGCAGCGGCGGGACTGTCTGGACGTGCGCTCCCACCGGGACGCCCGCCTGGTGTCCTGCGCGGTTCCGCACGACGAGCAGGTGCTCGGGTTCACCCGACTGGGCGCCGACGTCACACTGACCGAGGCACGCACCGAGTCGGACGCGGCGTGCGCCCGCCAGGTGCCGCCGCGCGACTACGGCTTCGATCCTTCCGTCTACACGGCGGGCTCCTGGACGAGCGAGGGTGCCTGGAAGACGGGCACTCATTTCGTCGTGTGCACCGTCAGGAAGCAGAACGGGGGCACCATGGAGGGGGACGAAGCCTAG
- a CDS encoding 6-phosphofructokinase: MRIGVLTSGGDCPGLNAVIRSVVHRAVVDHGDEVIGFRDGWKGLLECDYLKLDLDAVSGILARGGTILGSSRVQPSHLRDGVERAKGHLGELGLDAIIPIGGEGTLKAARLMSDSGLPVVGVPKTIDNDIAVTDVTFGFDTAVGVATEALDRLKTTAESHQRVLVVEVMGRHTGWIALHSGMAAGAHAIVVPERPFDIEELSRVVGERFEAGKRFAIVVAAEGAKPRPGSMEFDEGGKDIYGHERFAGIARQLSIELEGRLGKEARPVILGHVQRGGTPTAYDRVLATRFGWHAVEAVHRGEFGKMTALRGTDIEMVSLAEAVQTLKTVPENRYEEAECVL; encoded by the coding sequence ATGCGCATTGGTGTCCTCACGTCCGGCGGCGACTGCCCCGGCCTGAACGCCGTCATCCGGTCCGTCGTGCACCGCGCCGTCGTCGACCACGGCGACGAGGTCATCGGCTTCCGGGACGGCTGGAAGGGCCTTCTGGAGTGCGACTACCTCAAGCTCGACCTCGACGCGGTGAGCGGCATCCTGGCTCGCGGCGGCACGATTCTCGGCTCCTCCCGGGTCCAGCCCTCCCATCTGCGGGACGGCGTGGAGCGGGCGAAGGGCCATCTCGGGGAGCTCGGCCTCGACGCGATCATCCCGATCGGCGGCGAGGGCACACTGAAGGCGGCCCGGCTGATGTCGGACAGCGGCCTGCCCGTCGTGGGTGTGCCGAAGACCATCGACAACGACATCGCGGTCACGGACGTCACCTTCGGTTTCGACACGGCCGTGGGCGTTGCGACCGAGGCCCTGGACCGGCTCAAGACCACCGCCGAGTCCCACCAGCGGGTGCTCGTGGTCGAGGTCATGGGCCGGCACACCGGCTGGATCGCGCTGCACTCCGGCATGGCGGCCGGCGCGCACGCCATCGTCGTGCCGGAACGGCCCTTCGACATCGAGGAGTTGAGCCGGGTCGTCGGTGAGCGGTTCGAGGCGGGCAAGCGCTTCGCGATCGTCGTGGCGGCCGAGGGGGCCAAGCCGCGGCCCGGCTCCATGGAGTTCGACGAGGGCGGCAAGGACATCTACGGGCATGAGCGGTTCGCCGGGATCGCCCGTCAGCTGTCCATCGAGCTGGAGGGGCGCCTGGGCAAGGAGGCCCGGCCGGTGATCCTCGGGCATGTGCAGCGGGGTGGTACGCCCACCGCCTACGACCGGGTGCTCGCGACCCGGTTCGGGTGGCACGCGGTGGAGGCCGTGCACCGGGGTGAGTTCGGCAAGATGACCGCACTTCGCGGGACCGACATCGAGATGGTGTCCCTTGCGGAGGCCGTGCAGACGCTGAAGACCGTGCCGGAAAACCGGTACGAAGAGGCTGAGTGCGTGCTGTAG
- a CDS encoding PASTA domain-containing protein → MAFRVFVHRSELAVIRRIAVLLVFVLALSGCDRNTPLSVVKAVAAGVPSLAPFFDENQGLGRDAQVRAQTAHGGLQRGDTPGLYGGSKQPTICDVARLKESLTDPANERKAQAWAAALSLTTAEIPDYLGRLTPVLLRHDTLVKNHDYKKGNAVPFNALLQTGIAILVDERGLPAVKCSCGNPLRPFEGDTTRIKVEFDDRNEEWKGYEKSSVVAVRPATREVEELALVDVHEPARGVNRPVGTTGEDDTAFDTRERRAVPDLAGTTFGQASRRLAGTGLAAAFAGGGLPPDNARVTASDPPAGTELRFGEYVTLSVAGGATSGGSSSGTSTPPQSGSGTGSAPGSSGSTRDPSGSTPSTSSWSPSSPSSSSTSSSSTSPPSGSAPPPSSSGSGSSGPSSPGPTSGPPSSGPPSSAAPPSSDPPPSSAKPPTPKDPTSSSPPPPTAGSPPPASAPVTSSAPPPETSRPATSVPSTGGPTASTTA, encoded by the coding sequence ATGGCGTTTCGCGTTTTCGTGCACAGGTCCGAATTAGCGGTGATTCGGAGGATCGCAGTCCTGTTGGTCTTCGTTCTGGCGCTCAGTGGGTGCGACCGGAACACACCGTTGTCCGTGGTGAAAGCGGTGGCCGCGGGAGTTCCGTCGCTCGCGCCCTTCTTCGATGAGAACCAGGGGCTGGGGCGGGACGCGCAGGTACGGGCGCAGACGGCGCACGGAGGTCTGCAGCGGGGTGACACTCCTGGTCTGTACGGGGGGTCGAAGCAGCCGACGATCTGCGACGTCGCACGGCTGAAGGAGTCCCTGACCGACCCGGCCAATGAGCGCAAGGCACAGGCCTGGGCAGCCGCGCTCTCCCTCACGACGGCGGAGATTCCGGACTATCTCGGCCGCCTCACACCCGTACTCCTGCGTCACGACACTCTCGTGAAGAACCACGACTACAAAAAGGGGAATGCTGTCCCCTTCAACGCGCTGCTTCAGACGGGAATCGCGATTCTCGTCGACGAGCGGGGTCTTCCCGCGGTGAAGTGCTCGTGCGGAAATCCGCTGCGGCCCTTCGAGGGTGACACGACGCGGATAAAGGTCGAGTTCGACGACCGCAACGAGGAGTGGAAGGGCTACGAGAAGTCGTCCGTGGTGGCCGTGCGGCCCGCGACGCGGGAAGTAGAGGAGCTCGCTCTCGTCGACGTCCATGAACCCGCCCGGGGCGTCAACCGTCCCGTCGGCACCACGGGCGAGGACGACACGGCGTTCGACACGCGGGAGCGGCGTGCGGTGCCCGACCTCGCCGGGACGACGTTCGGGCAGGCGAGCCGACGGCTGGCCGGGACGGGGCTGGCGGCAGCCTTCGCCGGCGGAGGGCTGCCGCCCGACAACGCCCGTGTCACGGCGTCGGATCCGCCGGCCGGGACGGAGCTGCGGTTCGGGGAGTACGTGACGTTGAGCGTGGCCGGAGGGGCGACGTCCGGGGGCTCGTCGAGTGGGACGTCCACTCCCCCGCAGTCGGGGTCGGGGACGGGGTCGGCGCCCGGCTCGTCCGGGTCGACGCGGGATCCTTCGGGCTCCACGCCATCGACGTCCTCGTGGTCCCCGTCGTCCCCGTCCTCATCGTCCACGTCCTCGTCGTCCACGTCACCGCCGTCCGGCTCGGCCCCACCGCCGTCGTCCTCCGGATCCGGCAGCTCCGGACCGAGCAGCCCGGGTCCCACCAGCGGGCCCCCGTCCTCGGGTCCGCCGTCCTCCGCGGCGCCGCCCTCGTCCGATCCGCCGCCCAGCTCGGCGAAGCCCCCGACACCCAAGGACCCCACGTCCAGCTCGCCACCCCCGCCCACGGCCGGCTCACCTCCCCCGGCCAGCGCCCCGGTCACCAGCAGCGCGCCGCCGCCCGAGACCAGCCGGCCCGCGACGAGCGTCCCGTCCACCGGCGGGCCCACCGCGAGCACGACCGCCTGA